The Kluyveromyces lactis strain NRRL Y-1140 chromosome D complete sequence genome has a window encoding:
- a CDS encoding uncharacterized protein (weakly similar to uniprot|P22580 Saccharomyces cerevisiae YDR242W AMD2 Putative amidase), with amino-acid sequence MTIEIAPTNEQAFQQFKPLIEKYNAEKVEQMKSYDPEFYVKCISTIPSDAELDSQSIDPRQYLGQLLDASELKIVNDYTINDLLSKQLDGSLTAVEIANAFIKSAIIAQLTTNCIMQFLIPNALDKAAKLDVYLKENGKLVGPMHGIPISLKEHLSFKGEITHASYVSLLSSVTPKHALTVDIFDKQGALYHVRTAQPQTIMHLDTWNIITGRTRNPRSTKLSPGGSSGGESAAIGMHGSVIGIGTDIGGSIRCPAAFAGICGMRPTVKRVSLLDVTPSSGGQESIVPTIGPLARSIEELDYFMKHYINDGKPWESDTTSIPIPWREAELPQKIKVGVLYTDNLVTPYPAIVRGMKTAAEQLAKHSDTFEIVDLAPYWFSEQEMLDIYTTNLVLYTIDGNKGQLSLTEKSGEPILPLTEHYFKFGGGKPLSAFENRQHNHVRDVNQQRIFEEFFKKTSSSLGLDFILSPTNVSPAEIPAESFYWGYTSFWNLFDYPNVIFPSGVSHDVELDSHVDEGSLLSNEYEKKVWYNTNGSLRYDASQFINAPVGLQLTGKRYDDENVVAAVKKITKALGVGRQ; translated from the coding sequence ATGACTATTGAAATCGCACCAACTAATGAACAAGCTTTTCAGCAGTTCAAACCTTTAATTGAGAAATACAATGCTGAAAAGGTCGAACAAATGAAATCATATGATCCAGAGTTTTACGTGAAATGTATTTCTACTATTCCATCTGATGCTGAATTGGATTCCCAATCCATCGATCCAAGACAATATTTAGGTCAATTGTTAGATGCCTCTGAGCTGAAAATTGTCAACGACTACACAATCAACGATCTATTGTCCAAACAATTGGATGGTTCCTTGACTGCTGTCGAGATTGCCAATGCGTTTATAAAGTCAGCGATCATTGCCCAATTAACAACCAACTGTATCATGCAGTTTTTGATTCCAAACGCCCTGGACAAAGCTGCAAAGTTAGATGTCTATCTAAAGGAAAACGGCAAACTTGTTGGTCCAATGCATGGTATCCCAATCTCCTTAAAGGAGCATTTAAGTTTCAAGGGTGAGATCACTCATGCATCTTACGTTTCTCTATTGTCATCAGTTACGCCTAAACATGCTTTGACCGTTGACATTTTCGACAAGCAAGGTGCGCTATACCATGTGAGAACAGCTCAGCCTCAAACTATTATGCACCTAGACACTTGGAACATAATTACTGGAAGAACTAGAAATCCTCGTTCTACCAAATTGTCCCCTGGTGGATCCTCTGGCGGTGAATCTGCCGCTATTGGTATGCACGGCTCTGTCATTGGTATTGGTACCGATATCGGTGGTTCTATTAGGTGTCCCGCCGCATTTGCTGGTATCTGTGGTATGAGACCAACTGTTAAAAGAGTCTCGTTGTTAGACGTCACTCCAAGTTCTGGCGGTCAAGAAAGTATTGTTCCAACGATTGGCCCGTTAGCTAGATCTATTGAAGAGCTGGATTACTTTATGAAACATTACATTAATGACGGTAAGCCTTGGGAATCTGATACTACTAGTATCCCTATTCCTTGGAGAGAAGCTGAACTGCCTCAGAAGATCAAGGTCGGTGTCCTATATACTGATAACCTTGTAACGCCATACCCTGCCATCGTAAGAGGTATGAAGACTGCTGCCGAACAATTGGCAAAGCACTCTGATACGTTTGAAATTGTCGACCTGGCTCCATACTGGTTCTCTGAACAAGAAATGTTAGATATTTATACTACCAACTTGGTCCTCTATACGATTGACGGTAACAAGGGCCAATTGTCCTTGACTGAAAAGAGTGGTGAACCGATTTTACCATTAACAGAACATTATTTCAAGTTTGGTGGTGGTAAACCGTTAAGCGCTTTCGAAAACAGACAACATAACCACGTAAGAGATGTCAATCAACAgagaatctttgaagaattctttAAAAAGACCTCTTCAAGTTTGGGCTTGGATTTTATCTTGTCACCAACCAACGTCAGCCCCGCTGAAATTCCTGCTGAGAGTTTCTACTGGGGTTATACTTCTTTCTGGAACTTGTTCGATTATCCAAATGTCATCTTCCCCTCTGGCGTTAGTCATGATGTTGAATTGGATTCGCACGTTGATGAAGGTTCTCTTTTATCAAATGAGTACGAGAAAAAGGTTTGGTACAACACTAACGGATCTTTGAGGTATGATGCTTCCCAATTCATTAATGCGCCAGTTGGTCTACAATTAACTGGTAAGAGATACGACGACGAAAACGTCGTTGCTGCAGTGAAGAAAATCACCAAGGCACTTGGTGTTGGAAGACAGTGA